One Elaeis guineensis isolate ETL-2024a chromosome 10, EG11, whole genome shotgun sequence genomic window carries:
- the LOC105052815 gene encoding probable E3 ubiquitin-protein ligase HIP1 isoform X2 — protein sequence MQGQRSSVEPFPEAFEFENVSSSSNSAIDQQMYWNNMLLDPVETQNLPDYLVSPSDANMSYINMAAQNDSRLSIWSSGESSSREHPVNHGSHDETKMEHGWMPLTINVGGGLRIEERHFEAASMLSNVNINLNATQVDNEQSVQDSNLNDVPQNSEHNAGRVDINSEVSEARLCPHPTYTPGLLELEHVPSLNGPSNSCGNSSGGIGFMPEDGDGRPGSSLDGRRLACKRKNTEGVPAGNANFIHQGENSLLHSASSSYNPAAGLNIGSSSDYLSAANPSEGHLNAGFGTIMRGVDSECYPSASTTHNVENLHRSFRMRMNPAHSPPNSWSSGNTVRRFNVLSPNQPPFHPIPFSQPLEPLPIGASSSSHIQPHMPVIPGLPQTLYHFPWTGASSSRIGSSSSSVNSEERVIVMQEDTNSRNMTINNASDFVPTSDMPHLVQDRTNWNLSDRSTSVAGNGVSASQTGTSSVVHPTLGPTWVSHPNPPSQYPRNLSDGVRRSLLSSGGSESGGQMGSFSLQHSGHSITSQGRGHRSGPLIRVHPQLPLRSANFRDLQNDNVFGVPLTMRSIIAAREGRSRMISEIRSALESMRRVGNLRFEIINKASSCLVVEEALWILYHAKS from the coding sequence ATGCAAGGGCAAAGGAGTTCCGTGGAACCCTTCCCTGAagcatttgaatttgaaaatgTATCAAGTTCGAGCAATTCTGCCATTGATCAACAAATGTACTGGAATAACATGCTTCTTGATCCAGTAGAGACCCAGAACCTACCAGATTATCTAGTGTCTCCCAGTGATGCTAATATGTCATACATAAACATGGCCGCTCAAAATGATTCTCGACTGAGCATCTGGAGCTCGGGGGAATCTAGTTCAAGGGAGCACCCAGTAAACCATGGCAGCCATGATGAAACCAAAATGGAGCATGGGTGGATGCCACTGACAATTAATGTGGGAGGTGGCTTGAGGATAGAGGAAAGGCATTTTGAAGCAGCCAGTATGCTTTCTAATGTCAACATTAATCTTAATGCAACTCAAGTTGACAATGAGCAATCTGTACAGGATTCCAATTTAAATGATGTCCCTCAGAACTCAGAACACAATGCTGGTCGTGTTGATATCAACAGCGAGGTCTCAGAAGCAAGGCTATGCCCTCATCCTACTTATACCCCAGGCTTATTAGAACTTGAGCATGTTCCATCTTTGAATGGTCCTTCAAATTCTTGTGGAAATTCTTCTGGAGGGATTGGCTTTATGCCAGAAGATGGTGATGGAAGGCCAGGAAGTTCATTGGATGGTCGGCGCTTAGCCTGCAAAAGGAAAAACACTGAAGGTGTACCTGCTGGAAATGCAAACTTTATACACCAAGGGGAGAATAGTTTACTGCATTCTGCTTCTTCTAGTTATAATCCTGCTGCTGGTTTAAATATAGGTAGCTCATCAGATTATCTATCTGCAGCAAATCCTTCTGAAGGACATCTAAATGCAGGTTTTGGCACCATCATGAGAGGAGTAGATTCTGAATGCTATCCTTCTGCAAGTACAACACACAACGTGGAGAACTTGCATAGAAGTTTTCGAATGAGAATGAACCCTGCCCATTCCCCACCTAATTCATGGTCCTCAGGGAATACTGTGAGGCGCTTTAATGTATTATCACCCAATCAACCACCTTTCCATCCTATCCCATTTAGTCAGCCACTAGAACCACTGCCAATAGGTGCTAGTTCAAGCTCACATATTCAGCCTCATATGCCAGTTATTCCTGGTCTGCCTCAAACATTATACCATTTCCCATGGACTGGAGCTTCCAGTTCAAGAATTGGTAGTTCATCAAGCTCTGTCAACTCAGAGGAGAGAGTGATTGTCATGCAAGAGGACACAAACTCAAGAAACATGACAATAAACAATGCTTCAGATTTTGTTCCCACATCTGATATGCCCCATTTGGTGCAAGATCGGACAAATTGGAATCTGTCTGATAGGAGCACTAGTGTTGCTGGAAATGGAGTGTCTGCTTCACAAACTGGCACTAGTTCAGTGGTCCATCCAACATTAGGACCTACCTGGGTTTCTCATCCAAATCCCCCTAGCCAATATCCTCGAAACTTATCAGATGGTGTTCGGCGGTCGTTGTTATCATCTGGTGGCTCTGAATCTGGAGGTCAGATGGGTAGCTTTTCTCTACAACATTCTGGTCACTCTATTACATCACAGGGAAGAGGTCATCGATCTGGGCCTCTTATCCGTGTTCATCCGCAGCTGCCCTTAAGGTCAGCAAATTTTAGGGACCTACAAAATGATAATGTTTTTGGTGTTCCCTTGACTATGAGGAGTATAATAGctgcaagggaagggagaagcaGGATGATATCAGAG